A stretch of Pseudoclavibacter chungangensis DNA encodes these proteins:
- a CDS encoding ATP-binding cassette domain-containing protein — translation MTDPDVRTQHAPLGEATRLDRVALRVEGLTRNTGSTDAVHDVGFRVDRGELTAVMGAADGAAAGIMNVATGLQPAESGHAYIAGTDVCALSGVELARFRRANIGYLFRGIDLAGSRTVVGNIRLPFDLDERPISLQDARWLDRLVTSLGLASHLDCYPHELPPAQQQRVAIARALAPRPALVYGNEPGGDLDERDRRAITVLLRTMAMEYDLAVALVTADSGVGTAADRVVLVRDGTVAGTPRAMTAEELESELAVAA, via the coding sequence ATGACGGATCCCGACGTGCGCACGCAGCATGCGCCGCTCGGTGAGGCGACTCGCCTCGACCGGGTCGCGCTGCGCGTGGAGGGACTCACGAGGAACACGGGGAGCACGGACGCCGTGCACGACGTCGGCTTCCGCGTCGACCGAGGCGAGCTGACCGCGGTCATGGGCGCGGCGGACGGTGCCGCGGCGGGCATCATGAACGTCGCGACGGGCCTCCAACCCGCCGAGTCCGGGCACGCCTACATCGCGGGCACCGACGTCTGCGCGCTGTCGGGCGTCGAACTCGCCCGGTTCCGGCGCGCGAACATCGGCTACCTCTTCCGGGGGATCGACCTCGCGGGAAGCCGCACGGTCGTCGGCAACATCCGTCTGCCCTTCGACCTCGACGAACGGCCGATCTCCCTGCAGGACGCCCGCTGGCTCGATCGGCTCGTCACGAGCCTCGGGCTCGCCTCCCACCTCGACTGCTACCCCCACGAACTTCCGCCCGCCCAGCAGCAGCGCGTCGCGATCGCACGAGCCCTCGCCCCCCGACCCGCCCTCGTGTACGGCAACGAGCCCGGCGGCGATCTCGACGAGCGCGACCGTCGCGCGATCACCGTCCTCCTGCGCACGATGGCCATGGAGTACGACCTCGCGGTCGCGCTCGTGACCGCCGACTCCGGTGTCGGGACGGCCGCCGACCGCGTCGTCCTCGTCCGGGACGGCACGGTCGCGGGGACCCCGCGGGCGATGACGGCGGAAGAACTCGAATCGGAGCTCGCGGTCGCCGCCTGA
- a CDS encoding alpha/beta hydrolase, with the protein MDQLLHARLDVPVVVAVLVVVVVAITVLIVFRPLPGTDPRAHRRRLLLVGVVTAAAGLLTACVVWILVDGIDLLGVPVEVGARVGIVLGVALAVTGAIVLFGRRRGGTERWRRVLGGTLVVLALVAGAAAVNVAVGQVRTVAQLFPAQVADAATGLPARIASSVDPVAEAAWTPPADMPAAGSTVQLEIPGTASGFTARPAWIYLPPAALVASPPPLPVMVILAGQPGDPSDILQSGRFEQILDDFAAAHNGLAPIVVSPDQLGASDANPMCVDGPLGNAATYLDTDVPDWIDQHLNVAENRLAWAFGGFSEGATCTFQIGLADSARYGTDIAISAELVPSLGDPATTIAKGFGGDDAAYEAAKPLSVVAAHAPYKDTVLIQGVGQQDAVYSGYAATLEQGAKAAGIDASTIVSSGTSHDFNTVADVLQQALPTYAERSGLVSA; encoded by the coding sequence ATGGATCAGTTGCTGCACGCCCGGCTCGATGTACCCGTCGTGGTGGCCGTGCTCGTCGTCGTCGTCGTCGCCATCACCGTGCTGATCGTCTTCCGGCCGCTCCCCGGGACGGACCCTCGCGCGCATCGTCGGCGGCTGCTCCTCGTCGGCGTCGTCACCGCCGCGGCGGGCCTCCTCACCGCGTGCGTCGTCTGGATCCTCGTCGACGGCATCGATCTCCTGGGTGTCCCCGTCGAAGTCGGGGCGCGCGTGGGCATCGTCCTGGGTGTCGCGCTCGCGGTGACCGGTGCGATCGTCCTCTTCGGCCGCCGGCGCGGCGGCACGGAGCGCTGGCGCCGTGTGCTCGGGGGCACCCTCGTCGTCCTGGCGCTCGTCGCCGGGGCCGCCGCGGTCAACGTCGCGGTCGGGCAGGTCCGGACCGTCGCGCAGCTCTTCCCCGCACAGGTCGCCGATGCGGCCACGGGACTGCCCGCCCGAATCGCCTCGAGCGTCGATCCCGTCGCGGAGGCGGCGTGGACGCCACCCGCCGACATGCCGGCCGCTGGCTCGACCGTGCAACTCGAGATCCCCGGCACCGCGTCCGGGTTCACCGCGAGGCCCGCCTGGATCTACCTTCCGCCCGCCGCGCTCGTCGCCTCACCGCCCCCGCTCCCGGTCATGGTGATCCTCGCCGGACAGCCGGGCGATCCGAGTGACATCCTCCAGTCCGGCAGGTTCGAACAGATCCTCGACGACTTCGCGGCCGCGCACAACGGACTCGCGCCGATCGTCGTGAGCCCCGATCAGCTCGGCGCGTCGGACGCGAACCCGATGTGCGTCGACGGCCCGCTCGGGAACGCCGCGACCTACCTCGACACGGACGTGCCGGACTGGATCGACCAGCACCTGAACGTCGCCGAGAACCGGCTCGCGTGGGCGTTCGGCGGCTTCTCCGAGGGCGCCACCTGCACGTTCCAGATCGGCCTCGCGGACAGTGCTCGCTACGGGACCGACATCGCGATCTCCGCCGAACTCGTGCCCTCGCTCGGCGATCCGGCGACGACGATCGCGAAGGGGTTCGGCGGGGATGACGCGGCGTACGAGGCCGCGAAGCCGCTCAGCGTCGTCGCGGCGCACGCGCCCTACAAAGACACCGTGCTCATCCAGGGGGTGGGCCAACAGGACGCCGTCTACTCGGGCTACGCGGCAACGCTCGAGCAGGGGGCGAAGGCCGCAGGCATCGACGCGTCGACGATCGTGTCGTCCGGCACCTCGCACGACTTCAACACCGTCGCCGACGTCCTCCAACAGGCGCTGCCCACGTACGCCGAACGCAGCGGACTGGTGAGCGCATGA
- a CDS encoding bifunctional lysylphosphatidylglycerol flippase/synthetase MprF, whose protein sequence is MIRDTLARLMRVVRARPVTVTFAVTVLVVSIVALVARAVGGPDQGDAGPIGSVLATGLGPVVDDGRWWTVLSYPLLTTGPRHLVLALAVVVVLGGLVEPRLGTRRSIIALVTTTLAGALVGLALQGLSAALTLGWFPDADRVLVLDPIAPAVGLALAGSAALDRIHRRRTRVLVLVALVIGTVYLGQVDDFVRIGAGLAGLALGFVLVPRENDRSWRRSTEHETRVLLASTSAMLGIGPLLALIEPHRHSLAGPIVQLVVGRFAEPRATNACRVWDVTASCVQQQTVAASLSPVEVLVSALPWLVFVVIAWGIWRGRRLAIHLGIAANLLLVGLFVFYWILTPTAAVGDGARASRLDATQFVVQVVAILVIHVLAAVALWRWRASCPLPPVRARAIRALVAVVAAALVLMALYVAIVLADPSAWTPAPTLGTALLEAPERLLPPALLAANPVAFDPVSPLALALTFGIAPVFDIVVLLACRSALATTRPHERDLAPDRVRELLRRGGGGPIAHMATWPGMRTWLDTETGAAVTYRVEQRVAIVLGTPFGAPDVDDHDVLSRFATESDTNGLIPCFYSVPMTLAERFVETGWSAVEVAEESVIPLEDWAMKGKKWQDVRSSINRADREGVDVRWGRFDELTASELEQVREISAEWAGDKALPEMGFTLGGLAQLDDDEVLIALAVDGAGVVQAVTSWLPVWRDERIVGRTLDVMRRRPDSMNGVMEMLIARVAQRLQSEGAEFLSLSAAPLASSVQHAASDSGDASILQGLLHELGARLEPVYGFRSLLNFKRKFQPVMVPLGLVYLEPTQLPAIGLALTKAYLPGVTVGALVDAFRQARNDRPES, encoded by the coding sequence ATGATCCGCGACACACTCGCACGCCTGATGCGTGTCGTCCGGGCTCGTCCCGTCACGGTGACGTTCGCGGTGACGGTGCTCGTCGTGTCGATCGTGGCACTCGTCGCGCGAGCGGTCGGGGGGCCCGACCAGGGGGACGCCGGACCGATCGGTTCGGTGCTCGCGACGGGCCTCGGCCCCGTCGTCGATGACGGCCGCTGGTGGACGGTCCTGAGCTATCCGCTCCTGACGACCGGCCCACGGCACCTCGTCCTCGCACTCGCGGTGGTCGTGGTGCTCGGCGGGCTCGTCGAACCGCGGCTCGGGACGCGGCGCAGCATCATCGCCCTCGTCACGACGACGCTCGCCGGCGCCCTCGTGGGCCTCGCCCTCCAGGGCCTGTCGGCCGCGTTGACGCTCGGCTGGTTCCCCGACGCGGACCGCGTGCTCGTGCTCGATCCGATCGCGCCCGCCGTCGGTCTCGCACTCGCGGGCTCTGCGGCACTCGACCGCATCCACCGGCGACGCACGCGCGTGTTGGTGCTCGTCGCGCTCGTCATCGGCACCGTGTACCTCGGTCAGGTCGACGACTTCGTCCGCATCGGTGCGGGACTCGCCGGCCTCGCGCTCGGTTTCGTCCTCGTCCCGCGCGAGAACGATCGCTCGTGGCGGCGGTCCACGGAGCACGAGACGCGCGTCCTGCTCGCCTCGACGAGCGCCATGCTCGGGATCGGGCCGCTGCTCGCACTCATCGAACCGCACCGGCACAGTCTCGCGGGGCCGATCGTGCAGCTCGTCGTCGGGCGGTTCGCGGAACCGCGCGCGACGAACGCGTGCCGTGTGTGGGACGTGACGGCCTCCTGCGTGCAGCAACAGACGGTCGCGGCGAGTCTCTCGCCCGTGGAGGTGCTCGTCTCGGCGCTCCCGTGGCTCGTGTTCGTCGTCATCGCGTGGGGGATCTGGCGGGGACGGCGACTCGCGATCCATCTCGGCATCGCGGCGAACCTCCTGCTCGTCGGTCTCTTCGTCTTCTATTGGATCCTCACCCCCACGGCCGCCGTCGGTGACGGTGCGCGCGCGTCGCGGCTCGACGCGACGCAGTTCGTCGTCCAGGTGGTGGCGATCCTCGTGATCCACGTGCTCGCCGCAGTGGCCCTGTGGCGCTGGCGCGCGAGCTGTCCGCTCCCGCCGGTCCGTGCGCGGGCGATCCGCGCGCTCGTGGCGGTCGTGGCTGCCGCGCTCGTCCTCATGGCGCTGTACGTCGCGATCGTCCTCGCGGATCCGTCCGCCTGGACGCCCGCCCCGACCCTCGGCACGGCGTTGCTGGAGGCACCGGAACGATTGCTCCCACCGGCGCTCCTCGCGGCCAATCCGGTCGCGTTCGACCCGGTCTCGCCACTCGCGCTCGCCCTCACGTTCGGCATCGCACCCGTCTTCGATATCGTCGTGCTGCTCGCGTGCCGTTCCGCGCTCGCGACGACCCGGCCCCACGAGCGCGACCTCGCCCCCGATCGGGTGCGCGAACTCCTCCGCCGCGGGGGCGGCGGTCCGATCGCCCACATGGCGACCTGGCCCGGGATGCGCACCTGGCTCGACACCGAGACCGGCGCGGCCGTCACCTACCGTGTCGAGCAGCGCGTCGCGATCGTGCTCGGAACGCCCTTCGGTGCACCGGACGTCGACGACCACGACGTGCTCTCGCGCTTCGCGACCGAGTCCGACACCAACGGGCTCATCCCGTGCTTCTACTCCGTCCCCATGACACTCGCCGAACGCTTCGTGGAGACGGGCTGGAGCGCCGTCGAGGTCGCGGAGGAGAGTGTCATCCCGCTCGAGGACTGGGCGATGAAGGGCAAGAAGTGGCAGGACGTCCGGTCGTCGATCAACCGCGCGGACCGCGAGGGCGTCGACGTGCGCTGGGGGCGGTTCGACGAATTGACGGCGAGCGAGCTCGAACAGGTGCGTGAGATCTCGGCCGAATGGGCCGGAGACAAGGCGCTGCCCGAGATGGGATTCACGCTCGGCGGTCTCGCGCAGCTCGACGACGACGAGGTGCTCATCGCGCTCGCCGTCGACGGTGCGGGGGTCGTGCAGGCCGTCACGAGCTGGCTGCCCGTCTGGCGGGACGAGCGGATCGTCGGCCGGACGCTCGACGTCATGCGTCGGCGCCCCGACAGCATGAACGGCGTCATGGAGATGCTCATCGCCCGCGTCGCGCAACGGCTGCAGTCGGAGGGGGCCGAGTTCCTCTCCCTCTCGGCGGCGCCGCTCGCGTCGAGCGTGCAGCACGCGGCGAGCGACAGCGGCGACGCGAGCATCCTGCAGGGACTGCTCCACGAGCTCGGTGCGCGGCTCGAACCCGTGTACGGGTTCCGGTCGCTGCTCAACTTCAAGCGCAAGTTCCAGCCGGTCATGGTGCCGCTCGGACTCGTCTACCTCGAACCGACCCAACTGCCGGCGATCGGGCTCGCGTTGACCAAGGCGTATCTGCCCGGCGTCACGGTCGGCGCGCTCGTCGACGCGTTCCGGCAGGCGCGGAATGATCGGCCCGAGTCGTGA
- the leuA gene encoding 2-isopropylmalate synthase, with protein MKNTQQPSSMPVHRYRAFHEQIHVDLPDRTWPDRRIEVAPRWCAVDLRDGNQALIDPMSPERKRVMFDLLVEMGYKEIEVGFPSASQTDFDFVRSLIEEDAIPDDVTIQVLTQCREHLIRRTYGSLAGAKQAIVHFYNSTSTLQRAVVFRTDQAGIIDIATAGARLCKQLESLIPDTDVFYEYSPESYTGTELEFAAEICNRVIEIIEPTPEHKMIINLPATVEMATPNVYADSIEWMNRHLDRRDSVLLSLHPHNDRGTAVAAAELGYQAGADRIEGCLFGNGERTGNVDLVTLGVNLFTQGVDPQIDFSDIDRVRRTVEYCNQLPVPERSPWGGDLVYTAFSGSHQDAIKKGFEAMEAEAQERGVSVDELVWAVPYLPVDPRDLGRSYEAVIRVNSQSGKGGVAYLLKEHHSLDLPRRLQIEFSGVVQRRTDAEGGEMTAAEIWRIFTDEYLPAAEEQHKWGRLELYSTRTQSELDGVVRLDVRIRNGDETHEASGEGNGPIDAFLRMLGERGIRVELLDYVEHTMSAGGDAQAAAYIELEVEGDRLWGVGVDGDISTASLKAIVSAVNRSLRAGTAQLQEAAPVSA; from the coding sequence ATGAAGAACACGCAGCAGCCCTCGTCCATGCCGGTCCACCGGTACCGCGCCTTCCACGAGCAGATCCACGTCGATCTGCCCGATCGCACGTGGCCCGACCGTCGCATCGAGGTCGCCCCCCGCTGGTGTGCGGTGGACCTGCGCGACGGCAACCAGGCCCTCATCGACCCGATGTCGCCCGAGCGCAAGCGGGTCATGTTCGATCTGCTCGTCGAGATGGGCTACAAGGAGATCGAGGTCGGGTTCCCGTCCGCGAGCCAGACCGACTTCGACTTCGTGCGCAGCCTCATCGAGGAGGACGCGATCCCGGACGACGTGACGATCCAGGTCCTCACACAGTGCCGCGAGCACCTGATCAGGCGCACCTACGGGTCGCTCGCGGGTGCGAAGCAGGCGATCGTCCACTTCTACAACTCGACGTCGACGCTGCAGCGGGCGGTCGTGTTCCGCACGGACCAGGCCGGCATCATCGACATCGCGACCGCCGGTGCGCGCCTGTGCAAGCAGCTCGAGTCGCTCATCCCGGACACGGACGTGTTCTACGAGTACTCGCCGGAGAGCTACACGGGCACGGAGCTCGAGTTCGCGGCCGAGATCTGCAACCGCGTGATCGAGATCATCGAGCCGACGCCCGAGCACAAGATGATCATCAACCTGCCCGCGACCGTCGAGATGGCGACGCCGAACGTGTACGCCGACTCGATCGAGTGGATGAACCGGCACCTCGACCGGCGTGACAGCGTGCTGCTGTCGCTGCACCCGCACAACGACCGCGGCACGGCCGTCGCGGCTGCGGAGCTCGGCTACCAGGCCGGCGCGGACCGCATCGAGGGCTGCCTGTTCGGCAACGGTGAGCGCACCGGCAACGTCGACCTCGTGACCCTCGGCGTGAACCTGTTCACGCAGGGCGTCGACCCGCAGATCGACTTCTCCGACATCGACCGCGTGCGCCGCACGGTCGAGTACTGCAACCAGCTGCCCGTGCCCGAGCGCAGCCCGTGGGGCGGCGACCTCGTCTACACGGCGTTCTCCGGCTCGCACCAGGACGCGATCAAGAAGGGCTTCGAGGCGATGGAGGCCGAGGCGCAGGAGCGCGGCGTCTCCGTCGACGAGCTCGTCTGGGCGGTGCCGTACCTGCCGGTCGACCCGCGCGATCTCGGCCGCTCCTACGAGGCCGTCATCCGCGTCAACTCCCAGTCGGGCAAGGGCGGTGTCGCGTACCTGCTGAAGGAGCACCACTCGCTCGACCTGCCGCGTCGCCTGCAGATCGAGTTCTCGGGGGTCGTGCAGCGCAGGACCGACGCCGAGGGCGGCGAGATGACGGCGGCCGAGATCTGGCGCATCTTCACGGACGAGTACCTGCCTGCCGCGGAGGAACAGCACAAGTGGGGACGCCTCGAGCTGTACTCGACGCGCACCCAGTCGGAACTCGACGGTGTCGTGCGTCTCGATGTGCGGATCCGCAACGGGGACGAGACGCACGAGGCGAGCGGTGAGGGCAACGGCCCGATCGACGCGTTCCTGCGCATGCTGGGCGAGCGCGGTATCCGCGTGGAGCTGCTCGACTACGTGGAGCACACGATGTCGGCGGGCGGCGATGCGCAGGCCGCGGCGTACATCGAGCTCGAGGTCGAGGGCGATCGACTGTGGGGTGTCGGCGTCGACGGCGACATCTCGACGGCCTCGCTCAAGGCGATCGTGTCGGCGGTGAACCGCTCGCTGCGCGCGGGAACGGCCCAGCTGCAGGAAGCGGCGCCCGTCTCGGCCTGA
- a CDS encoding trimeric intracellular cation channel family protein, with protein sequence MHGSLNAIPEWLDLGAIAVGAGAGTLVAGEFRSKRLDWLGIAILGVAVGLGGGVIRDVLIGIRPAAMSTDTYLLTALVAAIVGMLLQPALARAGMAIQILDAAALGFFCAVGTAKAVEFGLPLLPCLFIGTVTAAGGGVVRDLLLGMPVGVLYAGSFYAFAALAGSGAFMISYAFGLEGVGAMSVCAGVTAAVRMSSVWFGLSLPEQMSLRVPSRVRRRLGPRGGFSDADIVDASSLHTPRTKPIEVVRERIESEERERDARDRRATRGRRRMGDARREDGETAG encoded by the coding sequence ATGCACGGTTCGCTCAACGCGATCCCGGAGTGGCTCGACCTCGGCGCGATCGCCGTCGGCGCCGGTGCCGGGACGCTCGTCGCCGGGGAGTTCCGGAGCAAGCGCCTCGACTGGCTCGGTATCGCGATCCTCGGTGTCGCCGTGGGGCTCGGCGGCGGTGTCATCCGTGACGTGCTCATCGGTATCCGCCCCGCGGCGATGTCGACCGACACGTACCTGCTCACCGCGCTCGTCGCCGCGATCGTCGGCATGCTCCTGCAGCCGGCACTTGCGCGGGCCGGCATGGCGATCCAGATCCTCGACGCCGCGGCGCTCGGGTTCTTCTGCGCCGTCGGCACGGCGAAGGCGGTCGAGTTCGGCCTCCCGCTGTTGCCCTGTCTGTTCATCGGCACCGTCACGGCGGCCGGCGGCGGGGTCGTCCGCGATCTGCTGCTCGGCATGCCCGTCGGCGTGCTGTATGCGGGCTCGTTCTATGCCTTCGCCGCGCTCGCGGGCTCGGGCGCGTTCATGATCTCGTACGCGTTCGGGCTCGAGGGCGTGGGCGCCATGTCGGTGTGTGCGGGCGTCACGGCGGCGGTCCGCATGTCGTCCGTGTGGTTCGGGCTCTCACTCCCCGAGCAGATGTCCCTGCGTGTGCCGTCGCGTGTGCGACGACGCCTCGGGCCCCGCGGCGGCTTCAGCGACGCCGACATCGTCGACGCGTCGAGCCTGCACACGCCCCGGACGAAGCCCATCGAGGTCGTCCGGGAGCGCATCGAGTCGGAGGAGCGCGAACGCGACGCGAGGGACCGACGCGCGACGCGGGGACGCCGTCGAATGGGCGACGCACGACGCGAGGACGGCGAGACCGCCGGCTAG
- the recO gene encoding DNA repair protein RecO — MPVYRDEGVVLRTQRLGEADRIVTLLTKEHGRVRAVVKGVRRTSSKFGARLEPFMVADLQLFAGRNLDTVTQAVTLASYGAEIVGDYDAYTAASAIVEAAERIAEADVQRSLYILCIGALRAVSRGDHDPRLVLDSYLLRSLAIAGWAPSFDACARCGEPGPHTRVSMALGGAVCRSCAPSGTMTVSPEVMNHLAALLAGEWEVVDAAPGTVRDRASGVVAAYAQYHLERSLRSLRLIDRERIEARSGTPKETSA; from the coding sequence GTGCCCGTGTATCGAGACGAGGGTGTCGTCCTCCGCACCCAGCGTCTGGGGGAGGCCGATCGCATCGTGACGCTCCTCACGAAGGAGCACGGTCGCGTGCGCGCGGTCGTGAAGGGCGTGCGGCGGACGTCGTCGAAGTTCGGCGCGCGGCTCGAACCGTTCATGGTCGCCGATCTGCAGTTGTTCGCCGGGCGCAACCTCGACACCGTCACGCAGGCCGTGACGCTCGCGTCGTACGGCGCCGAGATCGTCGGCGACTACGACGCCTACACCGCGGCGTCGGCGATCGTCGAGGCGGCGGAGCGCATCGCCGAGGCGGATGTGCAGCGCTCGCTGTACATCCTCTGCATCGGCGCGCTCCGGGCCGTGTCTCGTGGTGATCACGATCCCCGCCTCGTGCTCGACTCATATCTGCTGCGTTCGCTCGCGATCGCCGGGTGGGCGCCGAGCTTCGACGCGTGCGCGCGCTGTGGCGAACCAGGCCCGCACACGCGCGTCTCGATGGCGCTCGGCGGTGCCGTGTGTCGCTCGTGTGCGCCGTCGGGCACGATGACCGTCTCGCCCGAGGTGATGAACCACCTCGCCGCCCTGCTCGCGGGCGAGTGGGAGGTCGTCGATGCGGCGCCGGGTACCGTGCGCGATCGCGCGTCGGGTGTCGTCGCGGCCTACGCGCAGTACCATCTCGAACGCAGCCTGCGCTCGTTGCGGCTCATCGACCGCGAGCGGATCGAGGCGCGCAGTGGGACCCCGAAGGAGACGAGTGCATGA
- a CDS encoding isoprenyl transferase, whose amino-acid sequence MSDGADGFRPIDWTGLTPPELPAAAVPDHVAVVMDGNGRWANRRGLPRTEGHRAGEAALLDVVAGALQIGVKHLSVYAFSTENWRRSPDEVRFLMGFNREVLHRQRDQLDAWGVRIRWAGREPRLWKSVVDDLKIAERQTARNTRMTLTMCVNYGGRVEIADAVREIAAEVAAGRLRADRVTEKTIARHLYLPDLPDVDLFVRSSGEQRTSNFLLWQSAYAEMVFLDRLWPDFTRVDLWDAITRYANRDRRFGGAVDAPTA is encoded by the coding sequence ATGAGTGACGGTGCCGACGGTTTCCGTCCGATCGACTGGACGGGGCTCACGCCGCCCGAACTGCCCGCGGCGGCGGTGCCGGATCACGTGGCGGTCGTGATGGACGGCAACGGTCGCTGGGCGAACCGGCGCGGCCTGCCGCGAACGGAGGGGCACCGGGCCGGTGAGGCGGCGCTCCTCGACGTCGTCGCGGGGGCCCTGCAGATCGGCGTCAAGCACCTGAGCGTCTACGCCTTCTCGACCGAGAACTGGCGCCGCTCGCCCGACGAGGTGCGCTTCCTCATGGGCTTCAACCGGGAGGTACTGCACCGGCAGCGCGATCAGCTCGACGCGTGGGGCGTGCGCATCCGCTGGGCGGGGCGCGAGCCGCGGCTCTGGAAGTCGGTCGTCGACGATCTGAAGATCGCCGAGCGACAGACGGCGCGGAACACGCGCATGACGCTCACGATGTGCGTCAACTACGGCGGCCGGGTCGAGATCGCCGACGCGGTCCGGGAGATCGCGGCGGAGGTCGCCGCGGGACGCCTCCGGGCCGATCGCGTGACCGAGAAGACGATCGCGCGGCACCTCTACCTCCCGGACCTCCCCGACGTCGACCTCTTCGTGCGCTCGTCGGGGGAGCAGCGCACGAGCAACTTCCTGCTGTGGCAGTCGGCGTACGCAGAGATGGTGTTCCTCGACCGTCTGTGGCCCGACTTCACCCGTGTCGACCTGTGGGACGCGATCACGCGCTACGCGAACCGGGACCGGCGCTTCGGCGGCGCCGTCGACGCGCCGACCGCCTAG
- a CDS encoding glycine--tRNA ligase, with the protein MAQSTLDQVIALAKRRGFVFQAGEIYGGSRSAWDYGPLGTELKENIKREWWQTFVRGREDMVGLDSSIILPKAVWEASGHVATFTDPLVECLHCHKRHREDHLVEAFEAKKGRAPESMAEVVCPDCGTRGEWTEPQLFSGLMKTYLGPVDSEAGLHFMRPETAQGIFVNFKNVLQTSRKKPPFGIGQIGKAFRNEITPGNFIFRTREFEQMEIEFFTPPADAATWFDRWVEDCWNWFVDLGIDPANMRRFDVPEDERAHYSAGTIDFEYRFGFSGSEWGELMGVANRTDFDLASHARASGVDLSYLDPSTNERYTPYVIEPSFGLTRSMMAFLVDAYREDEAPNTKGGVDTRTVLALDPRLAPVKAAVLPLSRNERLSPVAHDLASELRRRWNIELDETQAIGKRYRRQDEIGTPFCVTVDFDTLDDQAVTVRERDTMAQERVALDRVADYLAERLGR; encoded by the coding sequence ATGGCACAGTCCACGCTCGATCAGGTCATCGCCCTCGCGAAGCGACGGGGCTTCGTGTTCCAGGCCGGCGAGATCTACGGCGGATCGCGCTCGGCGTGGGACTACGGCCCGCTCGGTACCGAGCTGAAGGAGAACATCAAGCGCGAGTGGTGGCAGACGTTCGTCCGCGGCCGCGAGGACATGGTGGGCCTCGACTCGTCGATCATCCTGCCGAAGGCCGTGTGGGAGGCCTCGGGGCACGTCGCGACGTTCACCGATCCGCTCGTCGAGTGCCTGCACTGCCACAAGCGGCACCGTGAGGACCATCTCGTCGAGGCGTTCGAGGCGAAGAAGGGCCGTGCGCCCGAGAGCATGGCCGAGGTCGTGTGCCCGGACTGCGGCACGCGCGGCGAGTGGACGGAGCCGCAGCTGTTCTCGGGCCTCATGAAGACGTATCTCGGGCCCGTGGACAGCGAGGCCGGGCTGCACTTCATGCGCCCGGAGACCGCCCAGGGGATCTTCGTGAACTTCAAGAACGTCCTGCAGACGTCGCGGAAGAAGCCACCGTTCGGCATCGGGCAGATCGGGAAGGCGTTCCGCAACGAGATCACGCCCGGCAACTTCATCTTCCGCACGCGCGAGTTCGAGCAGATGGAGATCGAGTTCTTCACGCCGCCCGCCGATGCGGCGACGTGGTTCGACCGCTGGGTCGAGGACTGCTGGAACTGGTTCGTCGACCTCGGGATCGACCCCGCGAACATGCGTCGCTTCGATGTGCCCGAGGACGAACGCGCGCACTACTCGGCGGGCACGATCGACTTCGAGTACCGCTTCGGGTTCAGTGGTTCGGAGTGGGGCGAGCTCATGGGGGTCGCGAACCGCACCGACTTCGACCTGGCGTCGCACGCGAGGGCGTCGGGTGTCGACCTGAGCTACCTCGATCCGTCCACGAACGAGCGGTACACGCCCTACGTGATCGAGCCGAGCTTCGGGCTCACGCGCTCGATGATGGCGTTCCTCGTCGACGCGTACCGTGAGGACGAGGCGCCGAACACGAAGGGTGGCGTGGACACGCGCACGGTGCTCGCGCTCGATCCGCGCCTCGCACCCGTCAAGGCGGCCGTGCTGCCGCTCAGCCGTAACGAGCGGCTGTCGCCCGTCGCGCACGACCTCGCGTCCGAGCTGCGTCGACGCTGGAACATCGAGCTCGACGAGACCCAGGCGATCGGCAAGCGGTACCGGCGACAGGACGAGATCGGGACGCCGTTCTGCGTCACGGTCGACTTCGACACGCTCGACGACCAGGCCGTCACGGTGCGCGAGCGCGACACGATGGCGCAGGAGCGCGTCGCACTCGATCGCGTCGCGGACTACCTCGCGGAGCGTCTCGGCCGCTGA